DNA from Chryseobacterium wanjuense:
ATATTTCTGAAGGATTGGATAAATTGGGTTATCCAGTAAAATATTTCGATAAAGATGCTAATCCTGTTGCAAAACCAACGACTCAAAAAGTGGATGCCAACGTAACGGTAGCTTCTATTGCAGACAAATACATCAACGCTATCGGAGGAAAAGCCAACCTGGAAAAAATCTCTTCTTATACGATGAATGCTTCCATGACTATGCAGGGGCAGACTATTGATTTTAAAATCATTAAAGCTCAGGGCGGTAAAGAATTAACGACGGTAACAGCAATGGGACAGGTTGTTCAGAAGCAGGTATTTGACGGTAAAGCAGGATATTCTGAGCAAATGGGACAAAAAGTTCCTATGAAAGCAGAACAAATCGCTGAAAAACAGAAAAATCCTGAACTTTTTGAAGAATTAGGTTTCGCAAAATCTGCCGATTATAAAGTAGCGGGAATCGAAAAAGTGAACAATGAAGATTCATACGTAGTGAAAGGCGGAGATACTACTTACTACTACAGCGTAAAAACAGGTTTGAAAACAGGAGAAACGAAAACTGTAAAAGCGCAAGGAAAGGAAATGACCATCCCTACAACATTCTCGGATTACAAAGATGTATCCGGAGTGAAAATGCCTTACAGCATCTCTGTAAACCAAATGGGAATGGATATGACCATGAACGTAAAATCTTACGAAGTAAATCAGGCTAAAGACGCTGATTTTAAATAAAAACTTCTATTTCTATAGAAAAGCGGCAGCCAAGGCTGCCGCTTTTTATTTTTATTAACATTTGGTTGCTTCTTTTTTTGTGATTCGGTAAAAAAAGATTAAATTTGCCCATTCTAAAAGATATCAAATTAATGGATTCTATATTTATACTATTGATGGTTCTTATTATGATTGCCAGCGTTTTATTGGTAATCATCGTTATGGCTCAAAATCCGAAAGGAGGAGGTCTTTCCAGTACTTTCGGAGGTGCATCTTCTGCACAGTTTGGAGTACAGAGAACCAATGACTTCATGGAAAAAGCAACATGGACTCTAGGAGGAACTATCATCGTTCTTATCCTTTTAAGCGTTGTACTTACAGGTAAGCCTGCACAAACAGCACCTGCTCAACAACAGCCAGTAAAACAAGAAGCTCCTGCTAAATCTGCTCCTGCTTCTTCTACGCCGGCACAGACACCAGCTACTAAATAAGCAAATAATATTTTTACATAAATAAAGCAACTCAATTGAGTTGCTTTATTGTTTTAGCTTGATTTTTAATTCTTTCTGAAGGAATTCCAATAATCGTCCTGATCCTTTATAAACAGACATTCTATAAAAGAATCCAGTGACATTTTGTAAAGGACATCTTCACCCAGTTCCTGAAAATCTGTCTTAAAAAATTCGGGATCTAATTGAATATTCTTGCGATCGATCACCAAAATATTATCCGGATTATAGAAGGGATAATTTTTAATATCAAAATTCGTAGTAATCAGTTTTCTTCCGGACGCCAGCACTTCAAAAGTTCTGATTGTTAATCCATTCTGAAACGGTTTATTGATATCAAGTACAGATTTCGTTTTTTTATAAAAATCTATGATTTGATCATGATTAAGTTTATCAAAACTTACTTTATCAATATCGAACTGCTTCAAGCTTTTATCAATAATTTTTTTTAATCTGAAAGTAAATCTTCCCATTGCATAATAATAAAAGTATG
Protein-coding regions in this window:
- the secG gene encoding preprotein translocase subunit SecG — translated: MDSIFILLMVLIMIASVLLVIIVMAQNPKGGGLSSTFGGASSAQFGVQRTNDFMEKATWTLGGTIIVLILLSVVLTGKPAQTAPAQQQPVKQEAPAKSAPASSTPAQTPATK